Proteins encoded within one genomic window of Brassica rapa cultivar Chiifu-401-42 chromosome A09, CAAS_Brap_v3.01, whole genome shotgun sequence:
- the LOC103838089 gene encoding transcription factor EGL1: MATGENRTVQENLKKHLAVSVRNIQWSYGIFWSISASQPGVLEWGDGYYNGDIKTRKTIQAVEVKADQLGLERSEQLRELYESLSVAESSASGGSQVSRRASATALSPEDLTDTEWYYLVCMSFVFNIGEGITGGALGNGEPIWLCNAHTADSKVFTRSLLAKSASLLTVVCFPFLGGVLEIGTTEHITEDFNVIQCVKTLFLEAHPYGTISTRSDYQEIFDPLNSDKYIPTFGTEAFPTTSTSVFEQELEDHDSFINGGGASQVQSWQFVGEELNNCVHQPVNSSDCVSQTFVGGTTGRVSCNPRKSRPQRLGQIQEQSNRLNMDDDVHYQGVISTIFKTAHQLVLGPQFQNFDKRSSFTRWRRLSLSAKTLGEKSQSMLKKIVFEVPRMHQKELLLPDTPEDNMFKIGDETGNHALSERKRREKLNDRFMTLRSIIPSISKIDKVSILDDTIDYLQELQRRVQELESCREYTDTEMQMPMKRKKPEDDDERASANCLNTKRKESDVNVGEDEPADDTGYAGLTDNLSIGSFGNEVVIELRCAWREGILLEIMDVISHLNLDSHSVQSSTGDGLLCLTVNCKHKGTNIATAGMIQEALQRVAWIC; this comes from the exons ATGGCTACTGGAGAAAACAGAACCGTGCAGGAAAATCTAAAGAAACACCTCGCAGTTTCAGTTCGAAACATTCAATGGAGTTATGGAATATTTTGGTCTATCTCTGCTTCTCAACCAGG AGTGCTGGAATGGGGAGATGGATACTACAATGGAGACATTAAGACGAGGAAGACGATTCAAGCAGTGGAAGTCAAAGCTGACCAGTTGGGTCTTGAGAGAAGCGAGCAGCTTAGAGAGCTTTATGAATCTCTCTCGGTCGCGGAATCCTCAGCCTCCGGTGGCTCTCAGGTCAGTAGACGAGCTTCCGCTACCGCTCTCTCCCCGGAAGATCTCACCGACACCGAGTGGTACTACCTAGTATGCATGTCTTTCGTCTTCAACATTGGTGAAGG AATTACCGGAGGAGCATTAGGGAACGGAGAACCAATATGGCTATGTAACGCTCATACCGCCGACAGCAAAGTCTTCACTCGCTCTCTTCTCGCTAAA AGTGCTTCGCTTCTGACAGTAGTTTGCTTCCCATTTCTTGGAGGAGTCCTTGAGATCGGCACAACTGAACAT ATTACAGAGGACTTTAACGTGATTCAATGCGTGAAGACATTATTCCTTGAGGCTCATCCTTATGGAACTATATCAACGAGATCTGATTATCAAGAAATATTTGATCCTTTAAACAGCGATAAGTACATTCCAACGTTTGGAACTGAAGCTTTTCCGACAACTTCTACAAGCGTGTTTGAACAAGAACTAGAGGATCATGATTCGTTCATCAACGGTGGTGGTGCGTCTCAGGTACAAAGCTGGCAGTTTGTGGGTGAAGAACTCAATAACTGCGTTCACCAACCGGTTAATTCTAGCGATTGCGTTTCCCAGACGTTTGTTGGAGGAACAACCGGGAGAGTTTCTTGTAATCCAAGAAAGAGCAGGCCTCAACGGTTAGGTCAAATCCAAGAACAGAGTAACCGTTTGAATATGGACGATGATGTTCATTACCAAGGCGTGATCTCGACGATATTCAAAACAGCGCATCAGCTAGTCCTTGGACCGCAGTTTCAGAACTTTGATAAGCGGTCAAGTTTCACGCGGTGGAGGCGGTTGTCATTGTCAGCAAAAACATTGGGAGAGAAGTCGCAAAGCATGTTAAAGAAGATTGTTTTTGAGGTTCCTCGGATGCACCAGAAGGAGTTGTTGTTACCAGACACACCCGAAGATAACATGTTTAAGATTGGGGATGAAACCGGGAACCATGCCTTGTCCGAGAGGAAACGCCGAGAGAAGTTGAATGATCGGTTCATGACGTTGAGATCAATCATTCCTTCGATTAGTAAG ATCGATAAAGTGTCGATTCTTGATGATACGATTGATTATCTTCAAGAACTGCAAAGACGGGTTCAAGAATTGGAATCTTGCAGAGAATATACCGATACAGAGATGCAAATGCCTATGAAGAGGAAGAAACCGGAGGATGACGATGAGAGAGCATCGGCTAATTGTTTGAACACCAAGAGGAAGGAGAGTGATGTAAACGTAGGAGAAGATGAACCAGCTGATGATACCGGTTATGCTGGTTTAACTGATAATCTAAGTATCGGTTCGTTTGGCAATGAGGTGGTTATTGAGCTTAGATGTGCTTGGAGAGAAGGTATACTGCTTGAGATAATGGATGTGATTAGTCATCTCAATTTGGATTCTCACTCGGTACAGTCCTCGACGGGGGACGGTTTACTCTGCCTAACTGTCAATTGCAAG CATAAAGGGACAAATATCGCCACAGCAGGAATGATCCAAGAGGCACTTCAAAGAGTTGCATGGATATGTTAA